The window CGCAGAACAATCGGTTTGTCGAGTTCCTCGAGTATCTGGGCCGCCTGATCATTCCCCGGCAAAGCATCCGCTCGTTCGAAGGACAGCCGGACGATATGCGCAGCTACCTGCAGCGCATCGAAAAGGAACACGAAGCCATCCTGCAGGCGATCGAAGCCCGCGCCGCAAAAAAAGCCCGCGACGCCATGCGCAAGCATCTCTTGAATTCGCGCGAGCGATATCGTCAGCTTGCGTCGACAAAAGACGATCGCTAATCACCGTTCGGTTCAAAAATTAAAGTCAAAAATTAAAGAAGGAAAGCGAATGCCACGCATTCTGTTGACCGGCGCGGCCGGTGGTGTTGGAGCACGGCTGCGCAAGCTGTTGCCGGCGATCTATCCGGATCTGGTGCTCAGCGACCTGGTCAAGCCGGATGACCTGGCTCCAGGCGAAAAATTCATCGCCGCTGATCTCTCTGATTTCGCCCAGGTGCAGAAAGCGGTTGAAGGCGTCGACGGCATCATTCATCTCGGCGGCTTCTCGGTCGAAGGTCCGTGGGAAACCATCCTCAACGCCAATATCATCGGCTGCTACAATCTGTTCGAGGCGGCGCGTCTCGCCGGCGTCAAGCGCGTGGTGTTTGCATCGTCCAACCATGCGGTCGGTTTCCATCCGCGCGGTGAGACCATCGATACTCATGCGCTGGTGCGTCCGGACACCCGCTATGGCGTCAGCAAGGCGTTTGGCGAGGCGCTGGGATCGCTCTATGCCTTCAAGCACAACATCGGCGTGCTCTCGATCCGCATCGGCAATGTCGGCGAAAAGCCGATCGACGAGCGCCGCCTGGCGATCTGGCTGAAGACCGAAGACCTGGTGTCGTTGATCCGGATCGGGCTGGAACGCGAAAATCTCGTGTACGAAGTGATCTACGGCATGTCCGACAACAAGCGGGCCTGGTGGGACAATTCGCGGGCGAAGGAACTGGGATATCAGCCGACCGGCGTGTCGGAGGATTCCGCCGTCGAGGTTCTGGCGGCAAAGATACCGAAGGCCGATCCGGTCAGCGAGTTTTTCCAGGGCGGCACATTCTGCGGTGCCGAGTTTACCGGTGATTTCGAGGCGATCAAGAAGGCCTGACGTTCAGGCAACGTACGCCGCCCCTCATCCTGAGGAGCGGCTACGCAGGCAAGTTTACGCAGCCTGCGGCTGCTATGGCCGCGTCATCGAAGGATGAGGCCACGTAGATCGAGGCGGCGCTTTGCGCCTCCTCACCCCATTAAACAAAACAACAAGAGCGTGATCAGCCATGCAACACACGCCGTTCACCATCACGAAGCTCGACGCATATCCGCTGCGGGTGCCGTTCGACGATCTCGTCCGCGGGCCACGCGCAACAGCTCAGACCTGGCGCGAATTCGACATGGTGCTGGTGCGGGCGGAAACCTCGGACGGCGTGGTCGGCTGGGGCGAGTGTTTCGCCTATCACTGCCTGCGGCCGGTGCTGACGGCCGTGCAGGATATGATGTTTCCGTCCGCGCAGGGGCGGACGATCACCAGCATTCCCGATCTCAACATCGAGCTGCAGCAGAAGTTTCACATCTTCGGCGGCCGCCACGGCATCGGCATGTACGCCCTGTCGGGACTCGACATCGCGCTGTGGGACATCGCGGCGAAGCTGGGCGGCCAGTCGCTGGCGGAGTTCATTGGCGGTTCGCGGCGCGGCAGTGTGTCGGCGTATGCGAGCCTGGTGCGTTACGGCGAAGTGGGGCCGGTGGAAGAGGTCACGGCGCGCGCGGTGGGCGAGGGTTATCGCCATATCAAGCTGCATGAGATCGCGTTCGATCCGATTGTCGCCGGGCGCCGCGTGGTCGGACCCGACATCAAGCTGATGACGGACGTCAATTGCAGCTGGAGCCTTGCCGAGGCGGAAGCGATCCTGCCCAGGCTCAAGGAACTCGGTCTCTATTGGGTGGAGGAGCCGATTTTTCCGCCGGAGGATTTTGCGACGATTGCCAAGCTGCATCGTTTCGGTGTGCCGCTGGCGGCTGGCGAGAACGCCTGCACTGCACTGGAGTTCACGCGACTTGCCGATGTCGTCACCTATCCGCAGCCGAGCGTCACCAAGGTCGGCGGCATCAGCGAATTTTTGAAGGTGGTGGCGCTAGCCAAGGCTTCGGGCAGGGCGTTGATGCCGCATTCGCCCTACTTCGGGCCCGGCTACTGGGCCACGCTGCAGCTTGTGTCGCTGCTTTCCGAGCCAAGCCTGTTCGAATTCCTCTACGTCACGACGGAGGCCTGGATCGATCCGGCCATTCCGCTGCCGAAGGACGGCCGGCTGAGTGTGCCTCAGGCACCGGGCCTCGGCTTCACGCCGGATCCCGCCCTGATCGAACGTTTCAAGCCGCGCTGATCGCCAGCACCAAGAACAAGAGACAAGGGAGAGAAGCCATGGAACGCCCGCTGACCGGACGCTCGCCCAAACTGAAAATCGAAGAGCTTTGCGACACCCACATTCATATCTACGACAGCAGCTTTCCGACCATTCCGGGAACGCCGTTGCCGGCCGATGCCAGCGTTGCCGACTATCGTCAGGTCATGACCTGGCTGGGCATCGCGCGCACCGTGGTGGTGCAGGCGAATGCTTATGGCGACGACAACCGCTGCACCATGAAGGCGGTGAAGGACCTCGGCGACTGCGCCCGCGCGGTGGTGGTGGTCAAACCCGGCGTGTCCGACGACGAGATGGACCGGCTGACCAGGGAGGGCGCGCGCGGCATTCGTTTCATGTCCCTGCTCGGCGGCACGCTGTCGTGGCCGCAGATGGACGAGATGGGCCGCCGCGCCCACGAGCACGGCTGGCACGCGCTGGTGCAGCTCAATGGCCGGGACTTTCCCCAGCACGAGGCGCAGATCGCGCGTCTGCCCGGGCGTTTCATCATCGACCATGTCGGCAAGTTCATGGATCCGGTGCCGCCGGATCACGACAGCTTCAAATCGCTGCTGCGGCTGCTCGATACCGGCCGCGGCTACGTCAAGCTCGCGGGCCTTTATGAATTCTCAAAGACCGGCGCGCCGCATTTCGAGGACGTCGCCGTGCTGGCCAAGGCCCTGATCCGTCACGCACCGGACCGCATCATCTGGGCCAGCAACTGGCCGCACTCGCAGGCTCACATCTTCGGTTATCCCGACGATGTGAATCACCTCGAATTGCTGCTGGACTGGGCGCCGGACGACGCGGTGCGCCGGAAGATCCTGGTGAGCAATCCGGCGGAGCTGTACGGATTTTCGTAGACGTCCGCGAGAATTCTCGCCTCGTAAAAAACAAGATAGCGGTAAGGCGGGATCGTCAAGCGGCGGATGGTCGGATCGTCTGTCCGGACTCCGATATCCGGGTGGCTTGAGAGCAGGTCGATAATGTCTTTGAGGCGTTGCTGCACGTGCCGCGCGCCGCGAGGGGAATGAGCGGAAATGTAATCAAGGATCGAACTGAGATCGTCGAGCGTGGGAAGGGTGTAACGGATTCTCACAGGCCGTGTTTGGCCCAGGTCTGGCGGACCTGTTCATCCGTTGCGAACTCGCCACGAGCCGCCGCTGCCTTCGAGGCCGTGATTGACTTTCGTTCGTCGGCTGAAAGTGGGATCTGTTGCTCTTGGTTGCCGGCGAGTTGCAGAACGATGCGTGCAATATCGTCCTGAACATCCGCAGGAAGGTTGCGTGTCGCTTCGAGCGCGCGATCGAGCAATTTGGTCATGGTGCAAGGATATCTGATTTCACGTCTTGATCCAAGGCGTGAAACGTGGGGCAGCTCGTTCAAAGCTGACGTAACAGCCTGTATAATTTCATGAATTCTGCCCGGATAGGCAGGCTTGGGCCGGGAAGGGCCAGTTTTCTATCCGGTTTGCGCTCCATGCACGCAGGTTGGAGGGCTCTGCTGTCTGGTGTGCTTGACGCGCGCGGCCGTTGGCCCCCATTCATGGACGGCCCTCGCATCGAACGGACCGCGACCATGGATTTTGCACTGACCCCGCAACAGGACTCGATCCGCGACGCGATCGGGAAGATCTGCGCGCGTTTCGACGATGCCTACTGGCTTGCGAAAGATCACGACGGCGGTTTTCCGCACGATTTCCATAAAGCCATCGCGGACGCCGGCTGGCTTGGCATCTGCATTCCCGAAGAGTATGGCGGCTCGGGTCTCGGGATCTTCGAGGCGGCGCTGATGATGCGCACGATTTCGGAATCCGGCGCCGGCATGTCCGGTGCTTCCGCGGTGCACATGAACGTGTTCGGGCTCAACCCCGTGGTGGTGTTCGGCGATGACGCGCAGCGCCGGCGCATGCTGCCGCCGATCGTCGACGGCAGCGAGAAAGCCTGCTTCGCTGTGACCGAACCGAATACCGGTCTCAACACCACGCAGTTGAAGACCCGCGCCGAGCGGCGCGGCGACAGGTATATCGTCAACGGCCAGAAGGTCTGGATCTCCACCGCCCAGGTTGCGCAGAAGATGCTGCTGCTGGCGCGCACCACGCCGCTGGATCAGGTGAAGAGCCCGACCCACGGCCTGAGCCTGTTCTACACGGACTTCGACCGCACCCGCGTCACCGTGCACGAGATCGAGAAGATGGGCCGCAAGGCGATCGACTCCAACGAGTTGTTCTTCGAGAACTTCGAAATTCCGCTGGAGAACCGCATCGGCGAAGAAGGCCGCGGCTTTGAATATATCCTGCATGGCATGAATCCGGAGCGCATCCTGATCGCCGCGGAAGCTGTCGGACTCGGCAAGCTGGCGCTGGAGCGCGCGGCGACCTACGCCAAGGGGCGCATCGTGTTCAACCGTCCGATCGGCCAGAATCAGGCGATTCAGCATCCGCTGGCGAAGAACTGGATGGAGCTGGAAGCCGCCTGGCTGATGACGCTGTCCGCCGCCTGGCAATACGACCAGGGCCTGCCCTGCGGACCGGCGGCCAATGCGGCCAAGTATCTGGCCGCCGAGGCCGGCTTCCAGGCCTGCGAGCAGGCTGTGATGACCCATGGCGGTTTCGGTTATGCCAAGGAGTATCATGTCGAGCGTTACCTGCGCGAAGTGATGATCCCGCGCATCGCGCCGATCAGCCCGCAGTTGATCCTCTCCTTCATCGCCGAAAAGGTGCTGGGCCTGCCGAAATCGTACTAGCGGTCTCCCGGTAAATTCGGATGCCCTCTGTGATCCGTCACCCTGAGGTGCGCGCTCTTGCGCGCCTCGAAGGGCGACGGCCCGAGCGGCCGCACATCCTTCGAGGTTCGCCTTCCGGCTCGCACCTCAGGATGACGGAGATAGGATATTGTTGGCGCTTGACTTGATGTCCCTTCCGGGCGCGCCGGTGTACAATGGGTCCCAGTATCCGTCTGATAACGAGATCATTGCGATGACACCGATTGCCGACGAGAGCCAAACGGCGACCATCCATCCGCCGCTGCAGCAGTTTCTCGAGGCTTGTCACGCGCGATTTGCGACCGACAATGCCGGCAAGGTCGCTGACTACATTCCCGAACTGGGTAAAGCCAACCCGGATCTTTTCGGCATCAGCCTCGCCACCATCGATGGACATCTCTACGAGGTCGGTGACACCGAGGTGCCCTTCACCATCCAGTCGATGTCGAAGCCGTTCGCGTTCGCACTGGCGCTCGATTCGCTTGGTGCGGCCGCGATCGAGGCGGTGATCGGGGTCGAGCCCAGCGGCGATGCCTTCAACTCGATTCGGTTGAACGCCGACAACAAGCCGTTCAATGCGATGGTCAATGCCGGCGCCATCACCTGCTCCGGGCTGATCGTCGGCGCGAAAGGCGAGTGGGCTTTCGATTTCATCCGGCAAGGACTCAGCCGTTTTGCCGGACGCGAGCTCGGAGTCGATGAGGCTGTCTATGCCTCCGAACGCGCGACCGGCGATCGCAACCGCGCCATCGGCTATCTCCTGCGCAACTCTGCGGTGCTGCGCGGCGATGTCGGCGGCGTGCTCGACGTCTACTTTCGGCAATGCTCGATCCTGGTGACCGCACGCGATGTCGCCGTGATGGCGGCGACGCTGGCCAACCGCGGCATCAATCCGTTAACCGGCGAGCAGGTGGTCGCGCCCTATGCTGTCGCGCGCACGCTGTCGGTGATGACCACGGCCGGCATGTATGATTTTGCCGGCGAATGGATCTATCGGGTGGGCATTCCCGCAAAAAGTGGCGTTGGCGGCGGCATTCTCGCGGCGCTGCCTTCGCAGTTCGGCTTCGGCAGCTTCTCGCCGCGGCTGGACCAGCACGGCAACAGCGTGCGCGGCATCCAGGTCTGCGAAGTGCTCTCGGCGCATTTCGACCTGCACATGCTCAACCGCAACGGCAATTCGCGCACCAGCGTGATTGCCGACTACGACATTGGCCGCGGTGCGTCGCGGCGCAGCCGGCGCGCCGACGAACATACGATCCTGCGCCAGCACCATGGCGACGTGCGGGTGATCGAGCTGGTC is drawn from Bradyrhizobium prioriisuperbiae and contains these coding sequences:
- a CDS encoding amidohydrolase family protein; translated protein: MERPLTGRSPKLKIEELCDTHIHIYDSSFPTIPGTPLPADASVADYRQVMTWLGIARTVVVQANAYGDDNRCTMKAVKDLGDCARAVVVVKPGVSDDEMDRLTREGARGIRFMSLLGGTLSWPQMDEMGRRAHEHGWHALVQLNGRDFPQHEAQIARLPGRFIIDHVGKFMDPVPPDHDSFKSLLRLLDTGRGYVKLAGLYEFSKTGAPHFEDVAVLAKALIRHAPDRIIWASNWPHSQAHIFGYPDDVNHLELLLDWAPDDAVRRKILVSNPAELYGFS
- a CDS encoding mandelate racemase/muconate lactonizing enzyme family protein — encoded protein: MQHTPFTITKLDAYPLRVPFDDLVRGPRATAQTWREFDMVLVRAETSDGVVGWGECFAYHCLRPVLTAVQDMMFPSAQGRTITSIPDLNIELQQKFHIFGGRHGIGMYALSGLDIALWDIAAKLGGQSLAEFIGGSRRGSVSAYASLVRYGEVGPVEEVTARAVGEGYRHIKLHEIAFDPIVAGRRVVGPDIKLMTDVNCSWSLAEAEAILPRLKELGLYWVEEPIFPPEDFATIAKLHRFGVPLAAGENACTALEFTRLADVVTYPQPSVTKVGGISEFLKVVALAKASGRALMPHSPYFGPGYWATLQLVSLLSEPSLFEFLYVTTEAWIDPAIPLPKDGRLSVPQAPGLGFTPDPALIERFKPR
- a CDS encoding type II toxin-antitoxin system RelE/ParE family toxin, which translates into the protein MRIRYTLPTLDDLSSILDYISAHSPRGARHVQQRLKDIIDLLSSHPDIGVRTDDPTIRRLTIPPYRYLVFYEARILADVYENPYSSAGLLTRIFRRTASSGAQSSSNSR
- a CDS encoding NAD(P)-dependent oxidoreductase; this encodes MPRILLTGAAGGVGARLRKLLPAIYPDLVLSDLVKPDDLAPGEKFIAADLSDFAQVQKAVEGVDGIIHLGGFSVEGPWETILNANIIGCYNLFEAARLAGVKRVVFASSNHAVGFHPRGETIDTHALVRPDTRYGVSKAFGEALGSLYAFKHNIGVLSIRIGNVGEKPIDERRLAIWLKTEDLVSLIRIGLERENLVYEVIYGMSDNKRAWWDNSRAKELGYQPTGVSEDSAVEVLAAKIPKADPVSEFFQGGTFCGAEFTGDFEAIKKA
- a CDS encoding acyl-CoA dehydrogenase family protein, translated to MDFALTPQQDSIRDAIGKICARFDDAYWLAKDHDGGFPHDFHKAIADAGWLGICIPEEYGGSGLGIFEAALMMRTISESGAGMSGASAVHMNVFGLNPVVVFGDDAQRRRMLPPIVDGSEKACFAVTEPNTGLNTTQLKTRAERRGDRYIVNGQKVWISTAQVAQKMLLLARTTPLDQVKSPTHGLSLFYTDFDRTRVTVHEIEKMGRKAIDSNELFFENFEIPLENRIGEEGRGFEYILHGMNPERILIAAEAVGLGKLALERAATYAKGRIVFNRPIGQNQAIQHPLAKNWMELEAAWLMTLSAAWQYDQGLPCGPAANAAKYLAAEAGFQACEQAVMTHGGFGYAKEYHVERYLREVMIPRIAPISPQLILSFIAEKVLGLPKSY
- the glsA gene encoding glutaminase A is translated as MTPIADESQTATIHPPLQQFLEACHARFATDNAGKVADYIPELGKANPDLFGISLATIDGHLYEVGDTEVPFTIQSMSKPFAFALALDSLGAAAIEAVIGVEPSGDAFNSIRLNADNKPFNAMVNAGAITCSGLIVGAKGEWAFDFIRQGLSRFAGRELGVDEAVYASERATGDRNRAIGYLLRNSAVLRGDVGGVLDVYFRQCSILVTARDVAVMAATLANRGINPLTGEQVVAPYAVARTLSVMTTAGMYDFAGEWIYRVGIPAKSGVGGGILAALPSQFGFGSFSPRLDQHGNSVRGIQVCEVLSAHFDLHMLNRNGNSRTSVIADYDIGRGASRRSRRADEHTILRQHHGDVRVIELVGSLSFATIDYITRQVAGKALPQILIVDFRRVADVSSAAARLLADGLRELERFNITTVLSGLARSSLTWEAISQWTDGMTRVRNFVVLDEAIEWAEDQIVYRYGGRVDHGGEMPLAEQALLAGLSPDDLAAITGLGTVKKFTPGEVMIRAGEPGSSLFLIQNGQVSVRLPSGVRLAALTGGMVVGEMALLGDKRAADAIADTDVACLEIPVDRFRQFADQHPQVGKQMMQNLAGLLAGRLMRANVKVDLLSSD